In Citrus sinensis cultivar Valencia sweet orange chromosome 2, DVS_A1.0, whole genome shotgun sequence, a single genomic region encodes these proteins:
- the LOC102630209 gene encoding uncharacterized protein LOC102630209, with product MSGRICIVPLAILLIVVGLFASENKVLAQICGINNPSALQAQCLRFVKKSGPMQKPTRGCCKEVKGVDVRCVCNRLSDNNIAQMVLSRISLQKTVSVARSCGKKLPSGKKCGSITIP from the exons ATGAGTGGTAGAATTTGTATTGTGCCCTTGGCAATTTTACTAATAGTGGTGGGATTATTTGCATCCGAGAATAAAGTTTTAGCTCAAATTTGCGGAATCAATAATCCTTCAGCTCTCCAAGCACAGTGTTTGAGGTTTGTTAAAAAATCAGGGCCGATGCAGAAGCCAACTCGAGGCTGCTGCAAGGAGGTGAAAGGAGTTGATGTAAGATGCGTGTGCAATCGTCTTTCGGATAATAATATTGCACAAATGGTGCTTAGTCGGATCAGCCTTCAAAAGACTGTTTCCGTGGCCAGGTCTTGCGGCAAAAAACTTCCTTCAGGAAAAAAATGTGGAa GTATAACCATTCCATGA
- the LOC102630509 gene encoding uncharacterized protein LOC102630509, which produces MSPRVYILPLAILVIAGFMVSKNQIVSAKSCGVNVSNLVSECLRYAGKIGPQEPPSQGCCAELKTIDVPCVCKFLTDDVVETISDFISTKKAVFVARSCGIYLSPGTQCGSFTIPPARK; this is translated from the exons ATGAGCCCTAGGGTTTATATCTTGCCCCTTGCAATTCTAGTAATTGCCGGATTTATGGTATCCAAAAACCAAATAGTTTCGGCCAAAAGCTGCGGAGTCAATGTCTCAAACCTCGTGTCAGAGTGCCTCAGGTACGCTGGAAAAATAGGGCCACAGGAGCCGCCATCTCAAGGCTGTTGTGCTGAGTTGAAGACCATTGATGTTCCATGTGTCTGCAAGTTCCTCACCGATGATGTTGTGGAAACCATCAGTGACTTCATCAGCACAAAAAAGGCGGTTTTCGTGGCCAGATCATGCGGCATATATCTTTCACCTGGAACCCAATGTGGGA GCTTCACTATTCCTCCTGCACGAAAATGA
- the LOC102622332 gene encoding uncharacterized protein LOC102622332 encodes MKGVVFSNVLIYFLLCNLAFAKECVNLFPNKAELASSTMRAKLSSINDEAWKKEMLSSYQLRSPANEGPEASKFQAAEEKFDNTMLRNTNATGDFKLPGDFLKEVSLHDVRLLPNSMHWRAQQTNLEYLVMLDVDRLVWSFRKTAGLPTPGAPYGGWEDQKMELRGHFLGHYLSATAMAWASTRNETVKQKMDAVMSVLSECQKKIGTGYLSAFPSEFFDRLENLVYVWAPYYTIHKIMAGLLDQYTLANNGQALNITIWMADYFNTRVQNLIARSSLERHYQTLNDESGGMNDVLYKLYGITKDPKHLKLAELFDKPCFLGLLAVKADNIAGLHANTHIPLVCGVQNRYELTGDEQSMAMGTFFMDIINSSHSYATGGTSHQEFWTDPKRIATALSAETEESCTTYNMLKVSRYLFKWTKQVTYADYYERALTNGVLGIQRGTEPGVMIYMLPLSPGSSKAKSYHGWGDAFDSFWCCYGTGIESFAKLGDSIYFEQEGKGPGVYIIQYISSSFDWKAGQIVIHQNVDPVVSWDQNLRMALTFTSNKGPGVSSVLNLRIPFCANPNGAKATLNKDNLQIPSPGNFLSVTREWSPDDKLFIQLPINLRTEAIKDDRPQYASLQAIFYGPYLLAGYSQHDHEIKTGSVKSLSEWITPIPASYNAGLVTFSQKSGNSSLVLMKNQSVTMEPWPAAGTGDDANATFRLIGNDQRPINFTTVKDVVGKQVMLEPFEFPGKLLMQQGNNDSLVIANNPGNSVFQVNAGLDGKPDTVSLESVSRKGCFVFSDVNLKAGTALKLNCQQPDDGFKQAASFVMQKGISQYHPISFLAKGSNRNYLLAPLLSFRDESYSVYFNITN; translated from the exons atgaagggaGTTGTATTCTCCAACGTGTTGATTTACTTTCTGTTATGTAATTTAGCTTTTGCAAAAGAATGCGTAAACCTTTTCCCAAATAAGGCCGAGCTTGCATCCAGCACAATGAGAGCTAAACTCTCATCAATAAATGATGAAGCCTGGAAGAAGGAGATGCTTTCTAGTTATCAATTGCGATCTCCAGCCAATGAAGGCCCGGAAGCATCAAAGTTTCAGGCTGCGGAAGAGAAATTTGATAACACAATGCTGAGGAACACGAATGCTACCGGAGATTTTAAATTGCCCGGGGATTTTCTAAAGGAAGTGTCATTGCATGACGTTAGGTTGCTTCCGAATTCTATGCATTGGCGAGCACAGCAGACGAATTTGGAGTATTTGGTGATGTTGGACGTTGATAGACTCGTTTGGAGCTTTAGAAAAACTGCCGGTTTGCCAACTCCTGGAGCCCCCTACGGAGGCTGGGAGGACCAGAAAATGGAGCTCCGAGGTCATTTTCTAG GGCATTACTTGAGTGCGACTGCAATGGCATGGGCAAGCACTCGCAATGAAACTGTAAAACAGAAAATGGATGCAGTAATGTCTGTTCTATCTGAATGTCAGAAAAAAATTGGAACCGGGTATCTCTCAGCATTTCCGAGTGAGTTTTTCGATCGCCTCGAAAACTTAGTATATGTCTGGGCTCCATACTACACCATTCACAAG ATCATGGCAGGATTATTGGATCAGTACACATTGGCTAACAATGGTCAAGCACTGAACATAACAATTTGGATGGCTGATTATTTTAACACTCGTgttcaaaatttaatagcTAGATCCAGCTTAGAAAGGCACTATCAAACGCTTAATGATGAAAGTGGTGGCATGAATGATGTCCTCTACAAATTGTACGGTATAACA AAAGATCCAAAGCATTTGAAGCTGGCTGAACTCTTTGACAAACCATGCTTTCTTGGACTTCTTGCAGTAaag GCGGACAACATTGCAGGATTACATGCCAATACACATATCCCTCTTGTTTGTGGTGTGCAAAACCGATATGAACTCACTGGTGATGAGCAATCCATG GCAATGGGGACTTTCTTCATGGACATTATAAATTCTTCTCACTCGTATGCAACAGGAGGAACATCACACCAGGAGTTCTG GACGGATCCAAAGCGGATAGCAACCGCTCTATCTGCAGAGACTGAAGAATCATGTACAACCTATAACATGCTAAAG GTGTCCCGGTATCTTTTTAAATGGACAAAACAAGTAACATATGCAGATTATTATGAACGTGCCCTAACGAATGGTGTGCTTGGCATTCAACGAGGAACAGAACCTGGAGTGATGATTTATATGCTTCCTTTATCTCCTGGAAGTTCCAAGGCTAAATCTTACCATGGCTGGGGAGATGCATTTGACTCGTTTTGGTGCTGTTATGGCACAG GAATTGAATCATTTGCAAAATTGGGAGATTCAATATACTTTGAACAGGAAGGAAAAGGTCCCGGTGTTTACATTATTCAGTACATATCAAGCAGTTTTGATTGGAAAGCTGGTCAGATTGTGATACATCAGAATGTTGATCCTGTCGTTTCATGGGATCAAAACCTTCGGATGGCACTCACATTCACTTCTAACAAG GGGCCAGGGGTATCGTCTGTCTTGAATTTGCGTATACCATTTTGCGCAAATCCAAATGGTGCCAAGGCtacattaaataaagataatttgcAAATACCATCACCAG GCAATTTCCTTTCTGTGACTAGAGAATGGAGTCCTGATGACAAATTATTCATCCAGCTGCCAATTAATTTGCGGACAGAAGCCATCAAAG ATGATCGGCCACAGTATGCGTCTCTTCAAGCAATATTTTACGGTCCTTATCTACTTGCTGGATACTCCCAGCACGACCATGAAATTAAGACCGGATCAGTAAAATCTCTTTCAGAATGGATTACCCCAATTCCTGCATCATACAATGCTGGCCTCGTTACTTTCTCACAAAAATCTGGAAACTCAAGTTTAGTCTTGATGAAAAATCAATCTGTTACAATGGAGCCCTGGCCTGCAGCTGGCACTGGTGATGATGCTAATGCAACATTCAGACTCATCGGGAATGACCAGCGGCCAATAAATTTCACTACCGTTAAAGATGTTGTCGGCAAACAAGTCATGCTTGAGCCTTTTGAGTTTCCAGGAAAGCTTTTAATGCAGCAAGGAAATAATGACAGCCTCGTGATTGCAAATAATCCTGGAAATTCAGTTTTCCAAGTAAATGCTGGATTGGATGGAAAGCCTGATACTGTATCCTTGGAGTCAGTAAGTCGTAAGGGTTGCTTCGTGTTTAGCGATGTGAATCTTAAAGCTGGCACAGCCCTGAAGCTCAACTGCCAGCAACCGGATGATGGATTTAAGCAGGCAGCTAGCTTTGTAATGCAAAAAGGAATTAGTCAGTATCATCCTATCAGCTTTCTAGCAAAAGGATCAAACAGGAATTATCTCTTGGCACCATTGCTGAGCTTCAGAGATGAATCTTATTCTGTTTATTTCAACATTACTAATTGA